CGCGGTCCAGCTCATCCTTCCCGGGGAAGTGGCCGTGGCGCATCACCATACGCCGGCCGCGCTGCGCATCATCCTGGAATCGGAACGGGCCTATACCTGCACGGACGGCGAGCGCTGCTGGATGGAACCCGGCGACGTGATCCTGACGCCCGCGTGGACCTACCACGATCACGGGAACGAGGGCGACAAGCCGGCGCTGTGGCTCGACGGCCTGGACGCCCCGCTGATCCAGGCCATGGATACGGTCTTCTTCGAACGCTACCCCGGCCAGAGCCAGCAGCCCCAGCAGGAGCTCCACGAGGCATCGGTGCACCGCTTCCGCGTGGCGGGGATGAGACCGGCCGGCTACTCCTGGGACAAGACCTACTCGCCGCTCACGAAGTATCCCTGGCGCGACATGGTCCGGGCGCTGGACGAGATGCCGGCGCCCGAGGCGAGCGAGTTCGACGACCTCCGCCTGGAATACTTCAATCCGCACACCGGCGGCCCGGTGATGCCCACCATCGCCTGTTACGCGCAGCGGTTGCGCGGCGGGGTCCACACACGGCGGCATCGCCACAGCTCGGTGGGCATCTTCTACGTGTTCCGCGGCTCCGGGCACACCGTGGTGGAGGACCAACGCCTGGAGTGGAGCGCCGGCGACATCTTCGTCATACCCGGATGGCACTGGCATGAGCACGTCAACGCCGCCCGAAACGAAGACGCGATCCTGCTCTCGTATACCGACGAGCCGCTGCTCAAGAGCCTGGGGATCCACCAGGAGGAGGCTGACGGACCGTCGTAGCGCCCCCTGGGGCGGGCGCCGGGAGGGAACGCCAAGGCAGGCCGCGCACGGGAGACACCATCCATGGCAGGAACCATCATCGGACAACCGCTCCCACGGGTCGAAGCCGCCGCCAAGGTCAGCGGGCAGTGCCGGTACGCGGCCGACGTGGTGCGGCCCGGCACCCTGTGGGGCAGGGTCCTGCGGAGTCCGGTCCCCCACGCCGCCATCCTGAACGTGGACGTGGAAAGGGCGCGCCGTCTGTCCGGGGTCAAGGCGGTGATCACGGCCGGGGACATGAACCCCAAGCTGGTGGGGGCGACGCTCAAGGACATGCCGCTCCTGGCGCAGGACCGGGTGCGTTACGTGGGCGAGGAGATCGCCGCCGTGGCGGCGGTGGACAGGGACGTGGCGGAAGAGGCCGTCGGCCTCATCGACGTGGAGTACGAGACGCTGCCGGCGGTCTACGACCCGTTGGAAGCCATAAGCCCCGACGCCCCGCTGCTGCATCCCGACTACGCCGGCTACGAGGGACCTCCCACCAAGGCGCCGGACCTGCGCAACGTCCAGACCCTGGTCCGGGGCCGCAAGGGAGACATTGCCCAGGGCTTCGCCGAGTCCGACCATGTCTTCGAGAACACCTTCCGCACACAGCTCGTGCACCAGGGGTACATCGAGCCCTATGCCTGCACGGTGGAAGTGGACGCGGCCGGACGCGTGGCGGTGTGGGTCGCGAACCAGGCGATGTTCAAGCTGCGCAAGGTCCTGGCCGCGTACCTGGAGCTTCCCGAAGAAGACATCACCATCCACCCCAGCAACATGGGGGGATCGTTCGGCGCCAAGGACTTCCTGACCCACGTTCCGGCCGCCTACTACCTGTCGCGGGCCACCGGGAAGCCCGTGAAGTTCGTCAAGAGCTACACCGAAGAGCTGATGGCCGCGAGCCCGCGCCATCCGGCGGTCATCCGGCTGCGCACCGGG
Above is a window of Deltaproteobacteria bacterium DNA encoding:
- a CDS encoding cupin domain-containing protein, which gives rise to MSKAEPSGEREGQGSDFYEDVKRRHLAPLWRQRRRPTHGRAVPHLWKWPMVRAEMMRAAEVVSTEDIERRVLGLVNPGLEKEGIFATTPNLVGAVQLILPGEVAVAHHHTPAALRIILESERAYTCTDGERCWMEPGDVILTPAWTYHDHGNEGDKPALWLDGLDAPLIQAMDTVFFERYPGQSQQPQQELHEASVHRFRVAGMRPAGYSWDKTYSPLTKYPWRDMVRALDEMPAPEASEFDDLRLEYFNPHTGGPVMPTIACYAQRLRGGVHTRRHRHSSVGIFYVFRGSGHTVVEDQRLEWSAGDIFVIPGWHWHEHVNAARNEDAILLSYTDEPLLKSLGIHQEEADGPS